AACGCCGCAACTGAGGTTGGGTTGCCCCGCGAAACGTGTTTCGACTACCATTCGAGCGCCCGACAGCTCGAACGTGTCGGTGATCACGCGACCAAGATCGCAGAGCTCACGCTCGAATTAGACGACATTCCCGAGGATGCCGCCACCGGAATGCTCGATCTTCGATCGGAAGCGTCTAGCGCCATCGAAATGGCGATGGAAGCGCTGTTAGAAGAAGATGCGACTGCAGCGACGGAGTTGGGCAACGAGGCCCGCAAACACGTTCAGGAGATCGATTCACTGGCCCGCCAAGCAGACGTCATCATCCGTGATCTCGATCCCCAGCCCGCCCAACTGCTCGGCTTGATCGTCGATTCGCTCTCCCGCAGTGCCGACTACGGAGGGAACATTGCCGAAACGGCGCTACAAAACGCGGCACCGAAGCCGTAGCACAACTATTGCGGATTACTCGTCCAGTAGAACGGCGTTGACCTGTCCAGTTTGTCCGGGCCGAGAGGTAACGCGCGCTCGTCCGGCGTCAGTTTCGAGGATCGCCCCTTTCGTGATGATGTTTCGGCGGACGTAGTTGGGATTGGCGCTGTTTTCTACGACGGTTTCGATCATAGCACTCATGGTTCCGTCGTCGGTCGCGACGTTTGCGGTGTCCGTCGAGATAGCACGAACTTTCGTCTCTCCTCCGCGCGCGTCGATCGTCTTGAGCGTCTGGTCACCGACGCGAGTTTCGGTTGGTGACCGACCGAGCTGGTGGAGGCGTTTCTTGCGGACGGTTCGTCGACGGCCACCGGTTCGCTTCTTCGGGGAGCGTCCCTGGTCTTTCATACCGCTATCCAGCCCGGAGACACACTTGAAACCCTCGGTCCGACCCGAAGAGACGATCGACAGCGTTAGGCTCCCGGCGGCCGGGCACACGAGCGATGAGCTTGAAGGTCGCCGTGGGTGCGCCGTTTCGAACGACCGGTCGATCGCGTCTCGAGGAAAGCGAGTTCGTCGTCGCGCTGTCACTCGACCGTGACTGGTTCTCACCGGATCAAGCCAAGCGACTCGTCGACGTCGCCGTCGTTGAGGGACTCCTCCGGCGAGACGAGGGCGAGTTAGTGGCAGAATTCTCGCCGGAGTCGATCACGATCCCCGATGGATTCTCGCCCGACGAGTCGATCCTCCGCGAACGAACGACGTTCGAGCGGATTCTCGACTCGCTCGAAACTGTCGATGAATCCAAACAGGACTCCGTCGCCGCGATCAACGGGCTACAGGCGTCTCTGGGGATCAGTACGGACGCCGCCGCCGTGCTGTACGCTCACCGAAACGGGATCGACGTGAGCGACGTGGCTCGGCAAGTGCGCGCGGAGCTGTCCGAGTCAGCGGAGTGACGATATCGTTCGGACGCGGGTACGAACGTCTTCGGCGGGTTGCAGCGTTGCCTGTGGTGCGAGTTCCGGATCGGAATCGCTCAGCAGCTCGAACTCCACGCGACGAAGCACCGTTGGAAGGACCAGCTTCAGCTCCATCATCGCAAACCTCATCCCGATGCAGTGGCGTGGTCCACCACCGAAGGGGAAGTAGGCGTACTCCGGCCGTTCGGGTGGATCCGTCCACCGGTCGGGATCAAACGCCTCCGGATCGTCGTAGAATCGTGGATTCCGGTGAAGGCGGAACTGCGGGATCGTGATGTTCGTTCCGTCCGGGATCACGTAGTTACCGAGGCCAATGTCCTCGGTCGCCGTGCGGAAGACGGCGAACGCGGGAGGGTACAGCCGGAGCGATTCGCGTACAACGTGGTCGGTGTAGGTGAGATTTGGAACGTCGCTGGGTATCGGATCGCTGTCACCCAGCACGTCGTCCCATTCCTCGCGGAGTCGCTTTTTTACCGCTGGATGCTGGGTCACCAACAGCACCGTGTACGTCAGCGCCAGCGACGTGGCTTCATGGCCAGCGAACAGGAATGTCAGCAACTGGTCCCGTAGCTCCCTCTCTGAATGACGGTAGCCGTTCGGGGTTTCCGTCGTGAGCAACAACGAAAGCAGGTCGTCCCTGTCCGATAACGGTCGTGCGTCCTCCGATCGACGCTCCTCGATCACCGCGTCAATGGTCGTTTCGAATTCTGACATAGCCCGGTCGTAGCGGCGTTGTGCCGGGGTCGGAATCCATGCGGGGAGGTACGTCGAAAGGGAACTCGAGTCTGCCTGTTCGTTGAGCGCGCTGGCGACTTCAGTGATCCCCGATCCCCGATCCTCGATAGTGAGATCGAACAGCGTTTTTGCGAGGATCACAAGCGTCAGCTCCGAAAACTGGCGGTTGATCGCCAGCTCCTCGTCATCGTCCCACGATTCGGCATGGCAGGCGGCCACGTCGGTCATGGTGGTGCCGTAGCGCTCGATCCGATCTGGTGTGAACACGTTTTGGAGCATGATCCGCTGGTTGCGCCACTGCTCGCCCTCGGTGAACAGCACGCCCTCGGGGGCGAACTCGTTGCTGGCACCGTTGACCTCACCGAGTCGGAGTTTCCGAACCGATTCCGACTCCGTGACCAGCAACTGTTCGACGTACTCGGGATGGAGCACTATCGTGAAATCCGATCCGCCGATTTCATACCGGACGACGTCGCCGTGCTCGGCCACGTGATCGAAAAAGCCGATCGGATCACGAGCGAGATCGAGCGTGCTGCCGATCACTGGCAGACCGTCCAGTTGGGGAGGTAGTTCGTCGCTCTGTTCATCTTCAGGTCCTTCGGCTGTGGAGGGCCCCATGCTCGCGCTTTGATCCGTCGGGAGAAACGCGTTCGGCCGAACTGGCTAGGGAGTTCATCCGATCGAATGAATGTAGTTCCATCAGCACGTTTATTGAACTGGTTCGAGAGTGAAATACTGTGATTTACGACTTTACCAACCCGATTGGATGCTCCATCCGATGCAGCAGTTCATCCGTGAGAATACCGTCGTTCAGTACGAGGAGGTGGTGACGTGGAACGTTCAACCGAACGCGTCCCTAGAGTACGAACTGTTCTACGCGGAGGTGACCGATGTCGACCGATATGTGGCGGCGATCGAGCGGGTGGACTCGACCCGGTGGCACCGTATCACTCGGATCGACGGCAAATCGGTGTACGTGTTCGCTTGTCAGGAGACCCGCAAAGAAGAGGTGGTACTCCGGCGTGCGTTCGCTCGCCTCGAACTCGTCGTCGTGCCGCCGATCGTCTACGATCATGAAGCCGCGATGGAGATGACTATCATCGGCGAAGGGGACGCACTCAGGGCGCTCGTGAACAGTATCCCGGGCCAGATCGATGTCACGATCAAGGAGATCGGCGAGTACGACCGGCCGAACGCGCGAGCCACGGGCGCACTGACTGACCGTCAGTTCGAGGTGCTCCGGACGGCGCTTGATCTGGGCTACTTCGAGGTGCCACGGGAGGCGTCACTCGCCGAGCTGGCCACAGAACTCGGCTGTGCGGAAAGCACGGTGTCGGTCACGCTCCGGAAGGCGGAAGCCGCGATCGTCTCCCGGGCCGCTAGTAGAGACCGGCGGAGATGAGCGTGGTTCGTTCGTCCGGGTAGAACCGAGGGTGAGAGGCCTACGGCCCAAGGATCGACCGGAACGTCCGATACGCCGTCCATCAACGTCGAGCAAGCGTTTTCGGACGAAATGCTCTTTGGCACAGCGTTTGATCTCGACGCTGCCATCCTCCTCTTTGCTGATCCGGGTGTTCACTGCCGCCTCACACCACGGCTTGATGCACGTCTCCCGAGCCGGTGGCTCGTCGTTCTGGTCACAACCGATACTTTTCTCTATGTCGGTGTCGTTAGGATCCATTGGTGTTCACCTTCCGCGTAATGCGGCCTTCGAACACCGCCGTTCGGGTGTGTCTGCACCCGGACACTTTTCGCGTGCCAAGCGGCGTTCGTGCTTCTCATCGTAATGCGTGAGTAAAAAGCTATCGAACAGGAAAGAAAACTGTCAATACTACTGATCGTCGACCCCGGTGAATGATCGCGCGCCACGTGAGCGCGGTCGCCTCGTGGGAGA
The sequence above is drawn from the Halocatena salina genome and encodes:
- a CDS encoding DUF2240 family protein codes for the protein MSLKVAVGAPFRTTGRSRLEESEFVVALSLDRDWFSPDQAKRLVDVAVVEGLLRRDEGELVAEFSPESITIPDGFSPDESILRERTTFERILDSLETVDESKQDSVAAINGLQASLGISTDAAAVLYAHRNGIDVSDVARQVRAELSESAE
- a CDS encoding helix-turn-helix domain-containing protein; this encodes MQQFIRENTVVQYEEVVTWNVQPNASLEYELFYAEVTDVDRYVAAIERVDSTRWHRITRIDGKSVYVFACQETRKEEVVLRRAFARLELVVVPPIVYDHEAAMEMTIIGEGDALRALVNSIPGQIDVTIKEIGEYDRPNARATGALTDRQFEVLRTALDLGYFEVPREASLAELATELGCAESTVSVTLRKAEAAIVSRAASRDRRR
- a CDS encoding cytochrome P450, coding for MGPSTAEGPEDEQSDELPPQLDGLPVIGSTLDLARDPIGFFDHVAEHGDVVRYEIGGSDFTIVLHPEYVEQLLVTESESVRKLRLGEVNGASNEFAPEGVLFTEGEQWRNQRIMLQNVFTPDRIERYGTTMTDVAACHAESWDDDEELAINRQFSELTLVILAKTLFDLTIEDRGSGITEVASALNEQADSSSLSTYLPAWIPTPAQRRYDRAMSEFETTIDAVIEERRSEDARPLSDRDDLLSLLLTTETPNGYRHSERELRDQLLTFLFAGHEATSLALTYTVLLVTQHPAVKKRLREEWDDVLGDSDPIPSDVPNLTYTDHVVRESLRLYPPAFAVFRTATEDIGLGNYVIPDGTNITIPQFRLHRNPRFYDDPEAFDPDRWTDPPERPEYAYFPFGGGPRHCIGMRFAMMELKLVLPTVLRRVEFELLSDSDPELAPQATLQPAEDVRTRVRTISSLR
- a CDS encoding 30S ribosomal protein S8e, with product MKDQGRSPKKRTGGRRRTVRKKRLHQLGRSPTETRVGDQTLKTIDARGGETKVRAISTDTANVATDDGTMSAMIETVVENSANPNYVRRNIITKGAILETDAGRARVTSRPGQTGQVNAVLLDE